One window of Alteromonas sp. LMIT006 genomic DNA carries:
- a CDS encoding cytochrome b N-terminal domain-containing protein, protein MNGFMNWIEQRIPLARVANMHAIQYPAPINMNFWYVFGFLSTIVLVNQILTGVWLTMNFVPSAEGAFASVEYIMREIDYGWLIRYMHSTGASAFFIVVYLHMFRGMIYGSYQKPRELLWVFGMLIYLALMAEAFMGYVLPWGQMSYWGAQVIVSLFGAIPVIGPDLVVWIQGDYVISGATLNRFFALHVIALPLVIVILVFLHIIALHEVGSNNPDGVAIKHKKGSLSEDDKTKFEIHEYYTSKYDIADDVVPFFPHIVLKDLVAFTVFLAGFCYVLFFAPEMGGKFLEHPNFEIANPLKTPEHIFPVWYFTPFYAILKAVPDKLFGVLAMFGAIAALFALPWIDRGNVRSWRYRSGLHKYNILVFAVVFVFLGYLGGTPQENWKIVASQIATLMYFGFFGLLFIYSKNEKTKPVPARIPK, encoded by the coding sequence ATGAACGGTTTTATGAATTGGATTGAACAGCGCATTCCCTTGGCTCGTGTCGCAAACATGCACGCGATTCAGTACCCTGCGCCAATTAACATGAACTTCTGGTATGTATTTGGTTTCCTTTCAACGATTGTTTTGGTAAACCAAATTTTGACCGGTGTATGGTTAACTATGAATTTCGTACCGTCAGCCGAAGGCGCTTTTGCTTCAGTTGAATACATTATGCGTGAAATCGATTACGGATGGTTAATCCGTTACATGCACTCCACGGGGGCGTCCGCATTCTTCATCGTTGTTTACTTGCACATGTTCCGCGGTATGATCTACGGTTCTTACCAAAAGCCTCGCGAGCTATTGTGGGTGTTTGGTATGCTGATTTACTTAGCGCTAATGGCGGAAGCGTTCATGGGTTATGTATTACCATGGGGGCAGATGTCATACTGGGGCGCTCAGGTAATCGTCTCATTGTTTGGTGCTATTCCAGTCATTGGTCCTGATTTAGTTGTTTGGATCCAAGGTGACTATGTTATCTCTGGAGCTACGCTTAACCGATTCTTTGCTTTGCATGTTATTGCTTTACCCTTAGTCATCGTGATTTTGGTGTTCTTACACATTATCGCGTTGCACGAAGTAGGTTCGAACAATCCTGATGGCGTTGCGATCAAGCACAAGAAAGGTTCTTTGTCAGAAGATGACAAGACGAAATTTGAGATCCATGAATACTACACTAGCAAATACGACATTGCGGATGACGTAGTACCATTCTTCCCGCACATTGTGCTTAAAGATTTGGTCGCGTTCACAGTGTTCTTAGCTGGTTTCTGTTATGTGTTGTTCTTTGCTCCAGAAATGGGTGGTAAGTTCCTAGAACATCCTAACTTTGAAATTGCAAACCCGTTGAAGACGCCTGAACATATCTTCCCAGTATGGTATTTCACACCGTTCTATGCAATCTTGAAAGCGGTACCAGACAAGTTATTCGGTGTACTCGCGATGTTTGGAGCGATTGCAGCACTCTTTGCATTACCTTGGATTGACCGTGGCAACGTTCGCTCATGGCGCTATCGCAGTGGCTTACACAAGTACAACATCCTAGTGTTCGCAGTGGTATTTGTATTCTTGGGTTATTTAGGTGGAACGCCACAAGAGAACTGGAAGATTGTTGCGTCACAGATAGCAACCCTCATGTATTTCGGCTTCTTTGGCTTACTCTTTATCTACAGCAAAAACGAGAAGACTAAACCTGTTCCAGCGAGGATCCCTAAATGA
- a CDS encoding cytochrome c1: protein MKNLVLALALLVPSLAFAAGSSVPLDKANFDLTDKASLQRGARIFMNYCLGCHQQQYQRYSRTFEDLDIPADIGQEYLQFTGEKVTDYITSPMPQEAAATWFGAPPPDLTLVARVRGADWLYTYLRTFYVDPSKTFGVNNLVFPNVGMPHVLEELQGTPRIYHEEALVDGETVKRYAGIKADGNGVMNTEEYDQAILDLVNYLEYTGEPTRLESEAIGRGALIFVLIFFIFAYLLKKEYWRGLK from the coding sequence ATGAAAAACTTAGTTTTAGCCTTGGCACTTTTAGTGCCAAGCTTAGCCTTCGCTGCAGGTTCTTCGGTACCTCTTGATAAGGCTAATTTTGACCTAACGGATAAAGCGTCATTACAACGTGGTGCACGTATCTTTATGAACTATTGCTTGGGTTGTCACCAGCAACAATATCAGCGTTACTCAAGAACATTTGAAGACCTAGATATTCCTGCGGATATTGGCCAAGAGTATTTACAATTTACGGGTGAAAAAGTCACTGACTATATCACTTCGCCAATGCCACAAGAAGCTGCTGCAACATGGTTTGGTGCTCCGCCACCCGATCTAACGTTGGTGGCACGTGTACGCGGTGCAGATTGGTTGTATACCTATTTACGCACGTTCTATGTGGACCCTTCAAAAACCTTTGGTGTAAACAACCTTGTCTTCCCTAACGTAGGTATGCCTCATGTATTAGAAGAGTTACAAGGTACACCTCGCATTTATCACGAGGAAGCTTTGGTCGATGGAGAAACCGTTAAGCGTTATGCCGGCATCAAAGCCGATGGCAATGGCGTAATGAATACTGAAGAGTATGACCAGGCAATATTAGATTTGGTTAATTACCTTGAGTACACTGGTGAGCCGACTCGATTAGAATCTGAAGCGATTGGTCGTGGTGCATTAATCTTTGTATTGATTTTCTTCATCTTTGCGTACTTACTCAAGAAAGAATATTGGCGCGGATTAAAATAA
- the sspA gene encoding stringent starvation protein SspA, translating into MAVAVNKRSIMTLFSDTIDIYSHQARIVLAEKGVGVEIIYVDPQNLPEEMLEYNQYGTLPTLVDRDLALYKSHIIMEYLDERFPHPPLMPVYPVARAESRLLMHRIEQDWYVQAGLIFRGEGDVAALRNELKENLLALAPIFANTEYFMSEEFSLVDCYLAPLLWRLPALNIQLTGNGSKEVLAYMKRIFDRPSFIASLTDQEREIHKPLS; encoded by the coding sequence ATGGCAGTAGCCGTAAACAAACGTTCTATTATGACCCTTTTTTCGGATACCATTGATATCTACAGTCATCAGGCACGAATTGTGTTGGCTGAGAAAGGGGTAGGCGTTGAGATCATTTATGTGGATCCGCAAAACCTTCCAGAAGAAATGCTTGAGTACAATCAATATGGCACTTTACCTACATTAGTTGACCGTGACTTGGCTTTGTATAAGTCGCACATTATCATGGAATATTTAGATGAGCGTTTCCCGCATCCGCCATTAATGCCCGTGTATCCTGTTGCACGTGCAGAGAGTCGTTTGTTGATGCACCGTATTGAACAAGACTGGTATGTACAAGCTGGACTGATTTTCCGCGGTGAAGGTGATGTTGCAGCACTGCGTAATGAACTAAAAGAAAATCTACTAGCGCTGGCGCCTATTTTTGCGAATACCGAATATTTTATGTCTGAAGAATTCAGCTTGGTTGATTGTTACCTAGCGCCGTTGTTATGGCGTTTACCAGCATTGAATATTCAATTGACGGGCAATGGCAGCAAAGAAGTGCTGGCATACATGAAGCGCATATTTGACCGTCCATCGTTTATCGCATCGTTAACTGACCAAGAACGCGAAATTCATAAACCACTTTCATAA
- a CDS encoding ClpXP protease specificity-enhancing factor — MSDISMTPNQPYMLRAFFDWIVDNDLTPHLVVDATQPYVQVPQQYVQEGQIVLNVSPSACVNFHLSIEGVSFQARFGGQPQQISFPCEAVLAIYARENGAGTVFTPPEPMDSDIQADRHENVIDDDESDPPPEPPKPARGKPNLSIVK; from the coding sequence ATGAGTGATATTTCAATGACACCGAATCAGCCCTATATGCTTAGGGCTTTTTTTGATTGGATCGTAGACAATGATCTGACGCCGCATCTAGTAGTAGACGCAACTCAGCCTTATGTTCAAGTGCCCCAGCAATATGTTCAAGAGGGTCAGATTGTGTTGAACGTCTCACCGAGCGCATGTGTGAATTTTCATTTATCAATAGAAGGCGTGAGCTTTCAAGCTCGCTTTGGTGGGCAACCGCAACAAATCAGCTTTCCTTGTGAAGCTGTATTGGCCATATATGCAAGAGAAAATGGTGCGGGTACTGTTTTTACCCCCCCCGAACCAATGGACTCAGACATTCAAGCGGACCGTCATGAGAATGTAATCGATGACGATGAGTCTGATCCCCCACCAGAGCCACCGAAACCAGCTCGTGGTAAGCCAAATCTAAGTATTGTTAAATAG
- a CDS encoding BON domain-containing protein: MFLRIALAITLILTLSNCAAIALGGVAAVTAGSVSDPRTIGTQIDDRTNSLSIANALSKIEGYAENTNIDIDVYNRQLLLTGQVTDASLVKQIVATAQENSYLSKIHNQLRVTPLANASTQAKDIVIANTIRAKLLAHDDVNLTAVKVIVNSGEVFLMGLVNNSQATVAVDIARNVQNVVRVNRVFEIIN; encoded by the coding sequence ATGTTTCTTAGAATTGCTTTGGCCATCACTCTAATCCTAACATTATCTAACTGTGCTGCTATTGCGCTTGGCGGTGTTGCTGCGGTTACGGCTGGAAGCGTTTCAGATCCTCGAACCATCGGAACTCAAATTGATGATCGCACCAACAGCCTAAGTATTGCTAACGCCTTATCCAAAATTGAAGGATACGCGGAAAATACAAATATTGATATCGATGTGTATAACCGTCAACTGCTTCTTACTGGACAAGTGACAGATGCTAGCCTTGTCAAACAAATCGTTGCAACGGCACAAGAGAACTCATATCTTTCCAAAATTCATAACCAATTACGAGTTACACCGCTGGCCAACGCTTCTACTCAAGCAAAAGACATTGTTATTGCCAACACCATAAGAGCCAAATTATTAGCCCATGATGACGTCAATCTTACTGCTGTGAAGGTGATTGTAAACAGTGGAGAAGTATTTTTGATGGGGTTAGTCAATAATTCCCAAGCGACGGTTGCCGTAGACATCGCACGTAATGTACAGAACGTTGTGCGCGTTAATAGAGTATTTGAAATAATTAACTGA
- a CDS encoding phosphoheptose isomerase, giving the protein MIERIKAHFTESIQTKIEAAETLPESIAKAANMMVEALMNGNKILSCGNGGSAGDAQHFSSELLNRYERERPSLPAMALTTDTSTLTSIANDYSYDEVFSKQVRALGQPGDILLAISTSGNSKNVINAMQAALSRDMTIVALTGKDGGEMAGFLGANDVEIRVPSNRTARIQEVHLLAIHNLCDCIDETLFPQTPE; this is encoded by the coding sequence ATGATCGAACGTATCAAAGCGCATTTTACAGAAAGCATTCAAACCAAAATTGAAGCTGCAGAAACGTTGCCAGAATCCATTGCTAAAGCGGCCAATATGATGGTTGAGGCTCTGATGAATGGCAATAAAATCCTCTCTTGTGGGAACGGGGGGTCGGCAGGCGACGCGCAGCACTTCTCCTCAGAATTATTAAATCGATATGAGCGTGAACGCCCTTCATTACCAGCGATGGCGTTAACCACAGATACGTCGACATTAACCTCGATTGCCAATGACTACAGTTACGATGAGGTATTTTCTAAGCAAGTTCGTGCGCTTGGACAACCTGGCGATATTCTACTTGCCATATCGACCTCTGGAAATTCCAAAAACGTCATCAATGCCATGCAGGCAGCATTAAGTCGAGATATGACTATTGTCGCGTTAACGGGTAAAGACGGTGGAGAAATGGCAGGCTTTTTAGGGGCGAACGACGTTGAAATTCGTGTTCCATCAAATCGTACAGCGCGGATCCAAGAAGTGCATCTTCTCGCAATTCACAACCTCTGCGATTGTATCGATGAGACCTTGTTCCCACAAACTCCAGAATAA
- a CDS encoding YraN family protein encodes MTLSFNRANTVEKGRAIEQKVKTYLEEQGLTFVTNNFYTRYGEIDLVFRDGLMWIFIEVKFRQSEQYGRAEDAFTKQKRQRLTKAIQFFVAQYNINLQYHDHRIDLFAINGRRAKWYKAV; translated from the coding sequence GTGACCCTAAGTTTTAACAGAGCAAACACCGTCGAAAAAGGGCGAGCCATTGAGCAAAAAGTGAAAACCTATCTAGAGGAGCAAGGATTAACGTTTGTCACCAATAATTTTTATACTCGTTATGGTGAAATTGATTTAGTATTTCGCGATGGGCTAATGTGGATTTTCATTGAGGTAAAATTTCGCCAGTCTGAACAATATGGCCGAGCAGAAGATGCATTTACCAAACAAAAAAGACAGCGTTTAACTAAAGCAATTCAATTTTTTGTGGCACAATACAATATAAATTTACAATACCATGATCACAGGATTGATCTATTTGCTATCAACGGACGACGTGCAAAGTGGTATAAAGCGGTCTAA
- a CDS encoding penicillin-binding protein activator: MCKRRGAEWLITLVFCSWLVACGSSPKPATGTAPTANIPVLPVAFTSLDERLNQAEQLFHTGQLLASVEMYLNLAEELLVAGSCNKVHAILAGLEAYVEPNSTSWQQARYLRSACQHPNDDIATRIDLLGFVPKTQTLAQKRAKLLTELYIESLNYREALIAYLQTSDASAETAWALTQQMSLSELSLTGVVNVDAYLSLAKIIRQYALVPSELAIALTQWQFSHPNHEILNGNIIPFELLLSASEFPSDTEIAILLPLEGRLGNSGKQIKDGILSAYFASKHNFQLRFINTHEVNVEAIVQQIQDVDIVIGPLLKTEINALRPLLRPQQILLALNRIPVTLEQTNTENGDNLVASQQFFFGLAPEDEAQQLAEYVYTNQYQQPIMIHAQDATATRMAEAFALRWQTINPNAPLKTLTFTNNADMRKQITEALGVATSQQRARKLEQFHGSEVFSVTRNRRDVDAFIVFANAKQTELINPMIEASLSTFSDKITPVYASSRSYNHDLNQNSLRDLQNVFFIEMPWVLDSTAQELKATYNILNPTASTSEQRLFAMGYDAYQLLFNLNKLSKVPNLQFIGLTGELRLENNTLYRRLPQAQISQNSIRVVGQVTQP, encoded by the coding sequence TTGTGTAAAAGAAGGGGAGCAGAATGGCTCATTACCCTTGTTTTTTGTTCATGGCTAGTAGCCTGTGGCAGTAGCCCTAAACCAGCAACCGGAACTGCGCCAACAGCGAATATACCGGTTCTCCCAGTGGCTTTTACCTCGTTAGACGAACGTTTAAACCAAGCTGAACAACTGTTTCATACAGGGCAATTGTTAGCGTCTGTGGAAATGTATCTGAATCTGGCTGAAGAACTGCTAGTTGCAGGAAGCTGCAATAAGGTTCATGCTATCTTGGCTGGTCTTGAAGCATACGTTGAACCGAACTCAACCTCATGGCAGCAAGCAAGGTATTTGCGGTCGGCATGTCAACACCCAAATGATGATATTGCAACACGTATTGACCTGCTTGGTTTTGTCCCAAAGACCCAAACTCTTGCTCAGAAACGAGCCAAATTATTAACCGAACTTTATATTGAATCTCTAAATTATCGCGAAGCCCTGATAGCGTATTTACAAACCAGTGATGCCTCTGCAGAAACGGCATGGGCGCTAACCCAACAAATGTCACTATCTGAATTATCTCTGACGGGTGTGGTTAACGTTGATGCATACTTATCACTTGCCAAAATCATTCGGCAATACGCATTAGTGCCAAGTGAGCTAGCGATAGCATTAACGCAGTGGCAGTTTTCTCACCCAAATCACGAAATACTGAATGGGAATATCATTCCCTTTGAATTATTGCTCAGTGCAAGTGAATTTCCAAGCGACACAGAGATTGCCATATTACTCCCTTTAGAAGGACGCTTAGGGAATAGTGGCAAGCAAATCAAAGATGGTATTTTGTCGGCTTACTTTGCCTCTAAACACAATTTTCAACTTCGCTTTATCAATACTCATGAAGTGAATGTTGAAGCTATTGTACAACAGATTCAAGATGTGGATATTGTGATTGGTCCCTTGCTAAAAACTGAAATCAATGCCCTTCGCCCTTTACTGCGTCCACAGCAGATTTTACTTGCGCTCAATCGTATTCCTGTAACTCTTGAACAAACTAATACAGAGAATGGTGACAATTTAGTTGCTTCCCAGCAATTTTTCTTTGGCTTAGCCCCAGAAGATGAGGCACAACAGTTGGCTGAATACGTTTATACCAATCAGTATCAACAGCCAATAATGATTCATGCGCAAGACGCTACCGCTACTCGTATGGCAGAAGCGTTTGCTCTGCGTTGGCAAACCATTAATCCCAACGCGCCTCTAAAAACCCTGACATTTACCAACAATGCTGACATGCGTAAACAAATAACCGAAGCGCTAGGGGTAGCTACTAGTCAACAACGCGCGCGCAAACTGGAGCAATTTCATGGTTCAGAAGTATTTAGTGTCACGCGCAATCGTCGTGATGTGGATGCTTTTATTGTCTTTGCCAATGCCAAACAGACTGAACTTATTAATCCCATGATTGAAGCGTCATTAAGTACATTCAGTGACAAAATCACTCCGGTTTATGCCTCCTCACGCAGTTACAACCACGACCTTAATCAGAATTCGCTAAGAGATCTGCAAAATGTATTTTTTATTGAAATGCCGTGGGTATTAGATAGCACAGCACAAGAACTCAAAGCGACATATAATATCCTTAATCCAACCGCGAGCACTTCAGAACAACGCCTTTTTGCTATGGGGTATGATGCCTATCAATTGTTGTTTAATCTCAACAAGTTATCTAAGGTGCCTAACCTACAATTTATAGGCTTAACAGGTGAATTACGGTTAGAAAATAACACTTTGTATCGCCGTTTACCACAAGCTCAAATTTCACAGAACTCGATTCGTGTGGTAGGTCAAGTTACCCAACCGTGA
- the rsmI gene encoding 16S rRNA (cytidine(1402)-2'-O)-methyltransferase, which produces MSDSLASSNHTGTLFIVPTPIGNLGDITQRALETLSSVAAIGCEDTRHSRILLQHFGITTPTFAIHDHNESVQANKVIQRLENGEDIALVSDAGTPLISDPGFVLVRECRTQGYQVTALPGPCALTTALSAAGLPTDQFHFFGFLPVKQQAKTEQLQQLNQHAFTSVFYESPRRVLDTMKLAHSVLSNEISVVLAKELSKSFETYVSGSCQTVIDWLEQDSAHQKGEFVLMFGPAPQSSDEISEPAKRLMQTLLSELPAKKAAAIVAQHYQLKKNALYQWALDQKK; this is translated from the coding sequence ATGTCTGATTCGTTGGCTTCATCTAACCACACTGGAACACTGTTTATTGTACCAACTCCAATTGGTAATCTTGGCGACATTACTCAGCGAGCCTTGGAAACATTGTCAAGCGTTGCCGCGATCGGTTGCGAAGACACTCGACACAGTCGCATTTTGTTGCAACACTTTGGGATCACGACCCCGACTTTTGCGATACATGATCATAATGAATCAGTGCAGGCAAATAAAGTGATCCAAAGGCTAGAAAACGGCGAGGATATTGCTCTGGTTTCTGATGCAGGGACGCCTTTAATAAGCGATCCGGGCTTTGTACTGGTGCGAGAATGTCGGACTCAAGGTTATCAAGTTACCGCACTACCAGGGCCATGCGCATTGACTACTGCTCTATCTGCGGCAGGTTTACCAACCGATCAGTTTCATTTTTTTGGTTTTTTGCCGGTCAAACAACAAGCGAAAACTGAACAATTACAACAACTCAACCAACATGCCTTTACTAGTGTGTTCTACGAATCCCCCCGTCGTGTGTTAGATACGATGAAACTTGCGCACAGTGTTCTCAGCAATGAGATAAGTGTGGTTTTGGCTAAAGAATTGAGTAAATCGTTTGAAACTTATGTGAGTGGTTCTTGCCAAACTGTTATTGACTGGCTCGAGCAAGATTCTGCGCATCAAAAAGGTGAGTTTGTTCTCATGTTTGGTCCCGCACCTCAATCAAGTGACGAGATCAGTGAACCAGCCAAGCGACTCATGCAAACTCTATTATCTGAACTTCCCGCAAAAAAAGCAGCGGCGATAGTGGCGCAGCATTATCAACTCAAAAAGAACGCCTTATACCAATGGGCGTTGGATCAGAAAAAATAA
- a CDS encoding leucyl aminopeptidase, translated as MNKLLALVGSILTFTVIAQPLTVEFSNSPSRAVEQHVFFVNDAQTKQLPAKLADLNEQSNERLKKLINHHEFTGKKGATLHLEMVGDVEELLLVGIESEANLTPVDWHNLGGKIAAALQSTTRNLNVSVYTANLPPNSAAHLAMGYQLRHYHFDKYKSDKQDSISRLTMVTDNIPANKQLFENDLTHVAKGTHFARDLAWEPGKAIYPQSFVDEVKALFNGVDNVSIDVLSLAEMQRLTMGALLGVGKGSVHEPKLLVVEYRGGIKGGAPIVLAGKGITFDTGGTSIKPNNGMWAMKSDMSGAAAVAGAVYASAMRGEKVNLVGVMPLAENMPGPDAIRPGDVLETMKGTTIEIISTDAEGRLILADAVYYAQQRFQPKMLLNIATLTGSAARALSDEYAALVTRDFAFSTEIMAVGEASGEHVWPLPLHPNHFDQLKSDIADIKNSGVGNPGASIGAAVVGTFVDEDLPWVHLDIAGVDWLDSATDTAPKGAHGWGVRFMDQLVRQYK; from the coding sequence ATGAATAAATTGCTTGCTCTAGTGGGCAGTATTCTGACGTTTACTGTGATAGCTCAACCTTTGACGGTAGAATTTTCAAACTCGCCAAGTCGAGCTGTTGAGCAACATGTCTTCTTTGTGAATGACGCTCAAACGAAGCAACTTCCAGCTAAGTTGGCCGATTTAAATGAACAAAGTAATGAACGCCTAAAAAAACTCATCAACCATCATGAATTTACGGGTAAGAAAGGGGCAACCTTACACTTGGAAATGGTTGGCGATGTGGAAGAATTACTCTTAGTTGGCATTGAATCTGAAGCCAATTTAACGCCTGTAGATTGGCACAATCTAGGTGGCAAAATTGCTGCTGCGCTGCAATCTACCACACGTAATTTGAACGTGAGTGTTTACACTGCAAATCTACCACCAAATAGTGCAGCACACCTGGCTATGGGCTATCAGCTTCGGCATTACCATTTTGATAAATACAAATCAGACAAGCAAGATAGTATTTCACGCCTGACGATGGTGACCGATAACATTCCAGCGAATAAGCAATTGTTTGAAAATGACTTAACTCACGTTGCCAAAGGCACTCATTTTGCTCGAGATTTGGCTTGGGAGCCTGGCAAAGCTATATATCCGCAATCTTTTGTTGATGAAGTGAAAGCCTTGTTCAACGGTGTCGACAATGTTTCGATTGATGTATTGAGTCTGGCAGAGATGCAGCGCCTAACTATGGGGGCATTATTGGGCGTGGGTAAGGGGTCGGTTCACGAACCTAAACTTCTGGTCGTCGAATATCGAGGAGGCATCAAAGGTGGTGCACCAATTGTATTAGCTGGTAAGGGCATCACTTTTGATACAGGCGGTACCAGTATCAAGCCAAACAATGGTATGTGGGCGATGAAATCCGACATGTCAGGCGCTGCGGCCGTCGCTGGGGCAGTATATGCCAGTGCAATGCGTGGCGAAAAAGTCAATCTGGTGGGTGTCATGCCGTTGGCTGAGAATATGCCTGGGCCAGATGCGATTCGTCCCGGAGACGTGCTTGAAACCATGAAGGGCACGACTATCGAAATCATCAGTACTGACGCTGAGGGCCGTTTGATATTGGCCGATGCGGTTTACTATGCTCAGCAACGTTTTCAGCCTAAGATGTTGCTAAATATCGCAACATTGACCGGCTCTGCTGCGCGAGCGTTATCAGATGAGTACGCTGCGTTAGTGACGCGTGATTTTGCGTTTTCAACGGAAATCATGGCCGTTGGCGAGGCCTCTGGAGAGCATGTTTGGCCACTACCATTGCATCCTAACCATTTTGATCAGCTCAAATCGGATATTGCTGATATCAAAAATAGTGGGGTAGGCAACCCGGGCGCATCCATTGGCGCTGCAGTGGTAGGGACGTTTGTAGATGAGGACTTACCTTGGGTACACCTTGATATTGCAGGTGTTGATTGGTTAGACAGTGCTACAGATACTGCACCAAAAGGAGCGCATGGCTGGGGCGTAAGATTCATGGATCAGCTAGTACGTCAATATAAATAG
- the nspC gene encoding carboxynorspermidine decarboxylase, whose translation MPHWTNNPAIPSPCYVLEEAKLRKNLELMREVQEQTGVEIILALKGFSMWSAFPMISKYLQGGTASALWEAKLAKTLGGQVHAFSPAFKTSEMPEIVAEVDHISFNSMAQFLLHQSVCEKAGVSMGLRVNPEHQEADTALYDPCAPGSRLGITKDQLDGQPLKGIDGFHVHALCECDSYATERLLKAIEKQFSGYFPQLKWLNLGGGHLMTKPGYDLAHLIDVLQSFKAKYPHLQIIMEPGSAVAWDTGPLIAEVVDIVENNGPIGILDISVTAHMPDVLEMPYRPHIMGAGEAGEYPYSYRFGGNSCLAGDVLPEYSFEAPIAVGQRIIFNDMMHYTMVKTSFFNGVQHPAIGILRENGEFELVREFTYEDFLGRLS comes from the coding sequence ATGCCACATTGGACAAATAATCCAGCAATACCATCGCCTTGCTATGTACTCGAAGAAGCAAAGCTTCGCAAAAATCTTGAACTCATGCGTGAAGTGCAGGAGCAAACAGGTGTAGAGATAATTCTTGCTTTAAAAGGATTTTCAATGTGGTCAGCCTTCCCTATGATTAGTAAGTACTTACAAGGTGGTACTGCATCTGCTTTATGGGAAGCGAAATTAGCCAAGACCTTAGGCGGCCAAGTGCATGCCTTCTCACCAGCATTTAAAACCAGTGAAATGCCCGAGATTGTTGCAGAGGTGGACCATATTTCGTTCAATTCAATGGCGCAATTTTTACTGCACCAAAGTGTTTGCGAAAAAGCCGGTGTGAGTATGGGATTACGGGTTAATCCAGAGCATCAAGAGGCGGATACGGCTTTATACGACCCATGTGCACCGGGTTCTCGATTGGGGATCACCAAAGACCAGTTAGATGGGCAACCACTCAAAGGCATTGATGGTTTCCATGTGCATGCACTATGCGAATGTGATAGCTACGCTACTGAACGTCTGTTAAAAGCGATTGAAAAACAGTTTTCAGGCTATTTCCCGCAGCTAAAATGGCTCAATTTAGGCGGTGGTCATCTTATGACCAAACCCGGTTATGACTTAGCCCATTTGATTGATGTATTACAATCTTTTAAGGCTAAATATCCACATCTCCAGATCATCATGGAACCGGGTTCTGCGGTTGCTTGGGATACCGGCCCATTGATCGCAGAAGTCGTTGACATTGTCGAGAACAATGGGCCAATTGGCATTTTGGACATCTCGGTTACAGCGCACATGCCAGACGTCCTTGAGATGCCCTATCGCCCCCATATAATGGGTGCAGGCGAGGCTGGGGAATACCCCTATAGCTATCGCTTTGGCGGAAATTCCTGTCTCGCGGGCGACGTACTTCCAGAGTATAGTTTCGAGGCCCCGATTGCAGTCGGTCAACGCATTATTTTTAACGATATGATGCATTACACTATGGTCAAAACCAGTTTCTTTAATGGTGTGCAACATCCAGCAATTGGGATTTTAAGAGAAAACGGTGAATTCGAATTAGTGCGCGAGTTTACTTACGAAGATTTTTTAGGGCGACTATCTTAA